A region of the Myxococcus stipitatus DSM 14675 genome:
CCAGGTTCGGCAGCTCCAGGCGGCGGGTGTAGAGGCTGCGGTAGAGACCATCCGCGGCGACCGGGGGGGGCGGCGCGTAGTTCTCCACGGCGATGGGCTTGTCGTCATCCAGCACGGCGGTGCTCTGCGTGTTGCGGCGCTGGTTGCGGCCGGTGGCCACCACGTTGATGCGCACCGCGCGCAGCCCCGGCGTGTAGGCGGGCAGCAGTCCATGCTGCCACGTGTACTTCGCGGGGTCCTCCTGGCCGGTGGAGTCGAAGCCGAACGCCACCTGCAGGTTCTCCACGTTCTCCTGCACGACCATGGGAAGGCTGGTCGCCGGGTCCACGTCGGAGAAGGGCCGCCCCGTCGGGTCCACCTGGAGCCGCCCGTCCGCGCGCATCAGCGACGGCCGCCCCGTCGTGGGGTGGGGGGCGATGAAGAAGTGCACCAGGCGCACCGGATACACGAGGTCTCCCACCTGGTAGCCGCCCTTCTCCGGTGCGTTGGAGAAGCCGCTGACGGTGGACTCGGCGTACTGCACCTGTCCGGGCGTCCCCGGGGTCGCGGGGGTGGTGGTGACGCTGGAGAGGAGGGCCGCGCTCGTCATGTTGCTGACCAGGTGCAGCGAGTCCGGCTTGAAGCCCTCCGTGCAGTTGACGTGGATGACCCCTACGCCCGGCCGCACCACGGAGGCCGCGGTGCCCTCCGTGCGACACGGCTCACCCAGGTAGTCGCGGTCCGGCACCACCAGCCACAGGTCATCACCCGAGGCGGCGCCGTCGCTCCCGAAGACGGCGCTGACGCGGGTGGGCGTGCCTCCCTGGGACACCCAGATGCCGCCGGGCGCACCGGCGCCGGCCTGCCGCACCATGTTCAGGATGGCCTCGCCCGCGAGCCGGGAGGCGTCATGGCTGTCCGCCGTGTGCTCCGTGTTGTGGATGATGCGGCTGCCAGCCACGACGAGCGCCGAGGCGGCCGCGATGATGATGGCCGTGAGGGCCAGGGCCACCATGATTTCGAGCAACGTCATTCCGCGCGGGGCTCTCATTGGACGAACACCTCGTTGTGCGACTGGGCGCGCTCGGCGGTGTCGCCCTTGCGCACCACGCGGGTCCAGACCGTCACCGGCCGCGAGCCCGGAGGCAGGAGCGCGGCGGCGGCGGGGGGCGGGTCTTTCGGCAGGCCCTGCGTCACGAGCATCTCGCGGCAGTACGTGCCCTCTGGCAGCGACGTGTGATTGCAGGCCGTGCCGGGGGGGATGCCGGTGAGGGGCTCCACCAGTCCGGAGGCGGACAGCTTGAAGTAGGCGCCGGTGCTGGGGTCTCCCGCGACGGGGAGGCTCGAGTCCACCTTCCACGGCGCGGCGCCGGGCGCCAGGTCCGTGGGGAAGGTGCTGGGGCGCACCACGGCTTCGGAGAGCAGCGGCGCCTTGGAGGCCAGCCACAGCCGCTGGGTGCTGGCCTCGAGCAGCAGGCGCTTCACCTGGAGGAGCTGTCCGTCATGCACGTCGCGGGAGGCGAACACCATGCCGCCCACCGCTCCGGTGGCGGCGAGCGCCAGCACCGCCATGGCGATGAGCACCTCGATGAGGGTGGCGCCCCGGCGGAGCGCGCGAGCAGTCGAGCTCATTCGAAGAACCTCTGGCTCCAGTTGAGCAGCCGGAAGATGAAGCCGCCCTGGCCGTTGACGCGCAGCTCCTCGTCGGGGCTGGAGGGACCCTTCGTCCCGCTGTTGTCGATGCGCGTGTTGGTGATGCGGCTCACCTCGAGCCCCACCACGTAGTCCGTGGAGGCGCCGCTGCCCGTCCCCCGGTGGTACACCGCGACGCCTCCGAAGTTCGCCAGGTTCAGGCTCGGCAGCGCGACGGCCGCGCCACCCGCCGAGGTGGCGGTGCTGCCCAGGTCGATGCTCCACGTGTTGCCCGCGGTCGTCGCGTCGAGCGACATCAGGTCGCCGACCTTGCCCTGGGCGGTGCTGAAGTACGCGGTGCGGCCCGCCACGGTGATGTTCCCGTACAGGTGCCGGGGCGCGGCGAACGTCAGGGGGAACGGCGACGGCTCCTGGAGCACGCCGGCCTGCGCGGCGAGGGTGTTCGCCGCGGAGGCCGTGATGGGCGAGCCGTCGAGCTTCAAGCCGTCGACGCCCAGGGGCAGCCGCCGGTTGCGCTCCAGCAGCGCCAGGTGGAACTGGCCCGCGGAGGAGGCCGGCACCCAGTCCACGCCGCCCGTCCCCACCATGGCGATGAGCTCCCCTTCGTAGCCCTTCAAGGCGGTTCCCGAGGCGATGGTCCGCGGCAGTCGGGCCAGCGCCACGTTGGTGGTGATGGGGCGGCGCTCGGCGGCCGTGGAGCGCGTATCCAGCGCGGCGTACTTGCAAGGCACGGCCGCCGAGCACGCGGGGCCCAGGCGCGCCACGTTGGCGTTCTGCCCGGTGGCGCCGTCCAGCTCCCACAGCCGTCCCTCCATGTCCCCGACGTACAGGCGCGAGGCGCCGCCGGTGTCCGTCAGCACGGTGGGCGCGGTGGGTGCGGAGTTGTCCACCCACGTCTGGGTGTAGTCCTGCTCCCACTGCCACAGCTTCTGGCCGGTGGCCGCGTCGATGGCGAAGACCTGCATGCCGTACGTGGGCGCGCCGTTCGCGCCCGAGCTGCTGGAGGCGACGAAGACCGCGTAGGTGGGCTCCAGGCCCTGGCGCATGACACCCACGGACAGGCCGCGCGTGCCGCCCATGCCGGTGTAGTCATAGAGGCCCGTGGCCTTGCGGCCCGGGTCCGTCTGCGGCGCCATCTGGAAGAGCGCGTCCTTCTCCTGCCACTTCACCGCCCACTGCGTGCCGCCCGTGTCGCGGTCCGCCAGCTCCACCGGCGCGTGCGGAGGGAACGCGCCCGTCTGGAAGTGGCTGCCCACCAGGTGCCACAGCAGCACGGGGCGCAGCGGGTTGGTGATGTCCATGGCGAACAAGTCCCGGCCCGTGCTGCCCACGTTGGCGACCAGCACGGTGTGCCACTCGCGCTTGCCGCTGCCGACGAAGTCCGCGAAGACGTCCATCACCACGGGCGCGCTGTTGACGCGCGCGTTGTTGCTGCGCAGCCACGGAAGCTGGGTGGCGGGGATGAAGCTCCACAGCTCCGTGCCCGCATTCGGCGTGCTCCCGCCGGCGAACGTCGAGCTCCAGTTCGTGGGGAAGGATGAGTCCGCGGGGCTGACGTTGGGGAAGGACTGCGAGTCCGCGGGGCCCTGGTACCCGGCGCCGCCCGACACGTAGAAGGCGTGGAGCTGCCCGTCCAGGCCCGCCGCGTACGCCACGGTGGGGCGCGGCTTGTTGCCGATGTCCGGGATGTAGGGGCTGGGCTTCACCACCGCCGGGGACGAGTGCACGAAGCCGCCCAGGTGCGCGCGGTTGTCCGCATCCTCGTTGTCGCACTGGCTGTCGGTCGGCGTGAAGACGGGCGTCGACGTGCCGCCGCTCTTCGACGTGGCGAAGCAGTAGCCGCGCACGCGCTGGAGCATCTGCTTCACCGTGTTGAGGTCCGCGGCGAGCTTGGCCTTGTTGACGGCGTCGGTGCTCACGCCGAAGTCAGGGCCCGCGAGCTGCTCGGTGTACTGCACCGCTTGCTGCAGGTCGCACACGCCATCGCCCGTGGGCGTGGTGAGGAAGTCGAAGCGCGACGTGCCATCGGGGTTGACGACCTCACCCAGCTTGAGCACGTCCACGCAGCCCGGGGTGAGGGCGGTGCCCGCCACGTTCTGCGGCTTCCAGCCCACCTGCATCACGCCCTTCGGCGCGCGCAGGCCGGTGCCGAGCGGCGGGTTCGTCTTCACCTGTCCGCCGAAGTACGTGAAGAGGTTCCGGTTTCCGGGGAGGGGCATCTGCGCGTCCGCGTCCCAGAGCGTGGCGGCGTCCAGGTCGCTCTCGCCCGTGGCCAGCGCATCACCGCCGATGAGCGAGTGCGCGCGCAGGTGGCCCGGGAAGAAGGGGAACACCCAGTGGGCACCCTGGGACGGGGTGAAGGTGTCCGCGCCGGGGGGATAGCCGGAGACGGCGTCGTAGGTGGCCGCCAGCACGAGCGCGCGGCTGCCGTCGGTGTCGTTGCCGTTGGTGTCGTCGAAGGCGACGGGCGCGGAGAGCGCGCGCTCGCTGCTCAGCGGCTCGGAGCCCAGGTTGAGCAGCGTGTTGAGCACGATGCGCGTGCCGGCGACGCTGTGCTGGTAGTCATGACCCGCCAGGTAGACGATGGTCGCCTTCTTCGGGTCATTGTCCTTCTGGTTGAAGGAGAAGAAGTCGTGCCCGCGACGCTTCTTCGTGTCCTCGGCCACGTGGGTGGGGTTGTCGAAGACGTGCTCGTCCTTGTGCTGGTACCAGCTCACCGCCAGGCGGCGCACGCCGTTCTTGTAGACGGTGCGGTAGTTCTGGGTGTGTCCCACGACGCTGGTGAGGCTGAAGTCGCCCATCTGCGAGAACGGGTCCCCGGGGTTCGGGTAGAGGATGCACTGCCCGCGGCTGGACTCGCTCTGGGCCATGTAGTCCGGGTCCGTGCAGTTGCGGCCGTTCCAGCTGCCACCGCCACTGAGCATGTTCTTCTCGAAGTCGCTCTGGCCTTGGAAGTGGGAGCTTGTCACCGCCGTGCCATCATCACGCTCGGTCGTCTCGTAGGACCAGATGCTCGCGCACTCGGCGAAGAGGCCGTTTCCACGCTGGTTGGTGAAGTACGCGATGTTGTTGAGGACGTTCTCACGCTGTGAGTCGGCGCCGTCACCGTTCGCTTCGTATCCTGCGTGGGAGCTGTCGCCGATTTCCCAGTGGGGCGCCCAGAACACCTTGTAGCGAGGCTTCTTGGTGATGGGGTCCACCGCGTTGAGCAGGCCGTTCTTGTGGGCGGCGGTGGAGATGAGGTCCTTGTTGGCCTGCATGGCGTCGTAGATGAGGCCCGGCTGTTTCTTGTTTCGGGTGCAGCCGGACGTGGTTCCCGCGGGGCAGCCGCCCGCGCCCGGGAAGTCCAGACCCGCGTTGCGCAGGTAGTCGTCCAGCATTCCGCCGAGCACGCTGCCGCTGTCTCGCAGGTCCAGCAGTGCGATCTTGGGCGGGACGCGGTTGATGCGGCGGGCCACCGGCGCGGAGAACTCGATGGTGGCCTGGTGCATGCGGACGAAGTGGCAGCCGCTGCCGCTGGTGAAGGTGGCGCAGTCCGAGGAGCACGAGGTGGTGGTGCGGAACTTCTTCGGAGACTCGGCGCCCCCGGTGGTGCTGTCGGACCGGATGAAGTCGATGACGCGCTTGGCGTCCACGGCGTCGATGATGAAGGAGCCGCCCATGTACCGGGCGGTGGTGAAGCGCGGGCCCGTGACGGTGTTGTTCAGCGTCTTGGCCGCGAACTGGGGGCGCGCCACGGATTCCGTGGTGTCGAAGTTGTCGATGTCCCCGTACGGGTACATGCCGCTGGTGGGGAAGTCGGTGGAGTAGTCCACCGGCACCACCGGCTGCTCCGTGGGGTTGGTGATGGTGAAGTCGCAGCCGTCATTCCACTTCGTGTCTGCGGAGGGCGCGGGCGCAGTGTGGCGGTTGGTGGGCACGCACCGGTTGGGCGACTTCTTCAAGTCGTTGATGGCCAGGTACACCGTCACCGGCTGGGCCGCGTTCAGGCCTCCAGGCTGGTTCTCCAGGAGGATGCGCCACACCAGGCCGTAGGCCGAGAGCGCGCCACAGCCGCGCTGGAAGGTGGCTTGCTCGGGGATGATGAGCGAGCCGCGACTGAACGTCATGATGTCCGTCGCGAGCGCGGGCAGGGCCACCAGCATCGATAGGGCCAGCAGCACGGGGCGCAGCGCGCGGGAGGGGAGACGAGGAGTCATGGGAGGTGCTCCCACCGAGGGGGTAGAGTGACCCTGACTGGGTCAGCGGGGCCTCCTGTCTGCACGCCATGTGCCCAAGAGAGGACACACTCGCTTCCAGCAACGTCCTGGAACTTCTCAATGCACCTGTAGGCGGATGGGCTCGTTTGCTATGCAAACTTTGCGAGCCCGCAAACCGTTTCGTAGCAGCGGCTTCATGCCCCTGGGGGGTGAGGGGCTACCAGTCGCCCTTGCCGCGGAGGGTCTTCTTCTCCGACGTGCGCTTCTTCCCCTCGAGCCGTCGGCGCTTGGCGCCCGCGGAGGGACGGGTGGGGCGGCGGACCTTGGGGACGAACGTGAGGGCCTTCAAGCCCTCGCGCAGGCGCTCCAGGGCCACGCCCTTGTTCTGGACCTGGCTGCGCCGCTCCGTCGCCGTGACGGACAGCTCCGTGGCGCCGTGGGTGAGGCGCACGCCGCTGGCGGTGGTGTTGCGGTGCTGGCCGCCCGGGCCGGAGGCGATGAAGTAGTCCACCTCGCACGTCTTGAGCAGGGCCTCGTCGTCGAGCGCGAGGGCCTCTAGTGCGGCTTGGCGGCGTGTGGGTGAGGTCGTCATGGCGTTTTCCTGAAAGGTAGCCCTCGACGCGGTGCCCGTGCACCGACTGACTGCGACCGCCCGTCTCGCCGCCGGTCCCTCGGGGGCTGCGCTCCGCGCCTCCCAGGGGCTCTCGGATTGAGGGGGCGATAGTGTCATTTTGATATGGACAGACCTTTAGTGGGGTTGCTTGTTCAGTAATTACAGTGGGTTGGGTATTGGCCCGGGCGTTGCTCTAGGAGGAGTCACACGCGGTTGAGCTTCAGGAGAACGAACATGACCCTCAAGACCTGGCAGCTGGATGCGACGCACACGACGGTGGGCTTCATGGTCCGCCACATGGTGGTGGCCAAGGTGCACGGCCGCTTCACGCGCTTCGAGGGGAAGGTGGTGGTGCCGGGGGATGACCTCGCGCAGGGCTCGGTGGAGGTGAAGATCGACGCGTCGAGCATCGACACGGGTGTGGAGCAGCGTGACAACCACCTGCGCTCGCCGGACTTCTTCGACGCGAGCGCCTTCCCGAAGCTCATCTTCCGCAGCAAGCGCGTGCAGGACGCGGGCAAGGGCCACTACCGCGTGGTGGGCGACCTGACGATTCGCGACGTCACGCGCGAGGTGGTGCTGGAGACGGAGCTGCTCGGGAAGGTGAAGGACCCGTGGGGCAACGAGCGGCTGGCCTTCCAGGCGAGCACGAGCATCGACCGCAAGGACTTCGGCCTCTCGTGGAACCAGGCGCTGGAGGCAGGCGGGCTGTTGGTGGGGGAGCGTGTGGATATCTCCCTGGACGTCCAAGCGGTGGCCGAGAAGGCCGCGTGAAGGAGCGGGCGGCGGGCCGTCCGCTGACTCGCAGGTCCGTGCTGGTGGGCGGCATGGCGATGGGGTGCACGGGCCGAACCCCGGTTGATGCAGCTGAGTTGCAAATAAAGGAAAGAGGGAGGCAGGCGATGATCTCCGTTCGAAATGCAGAGGAAAGAGGCCATGCCAACCACGGCTGGTTGGACACGCACCACACGTTCTCCTTCGCGGACTACTACGACCCGAACTTCATGGGGTTCCGCACGTTGAGGGTCATCAACGAGGACACGGTGGCGGCCCAGCGAGGCTTCGGGATGCACCCGCACCGGGACATGGAAATCATCACGTACGTGCTGGGTGGCCAGGTGGAGCACCGCGACAGCATGGGGACGCAGGCGGTCATCCGGCCGGGTGAAGTGCAGCGGATGAGCGCGGGGACGGGCGTGGTGCACAGCGAGATGAACAACTTCTCGGAGCCGCTGCACATGCTGCAGATCTGGATCCTCCCCAACGAGAAGGGCCTGGCGCCGGGCTATGAGCAGAAGGCCTTCGACGCGAAGGAGCGTCAGGGGCGCTTCCGGGTGGTGGCCTCGCCCGATGGCCGGGAGGGCTCGCTCACCGTGCACCAGGACCTGCTGCTGCACGGCACGCTGCTGGGCGCGGGGGAGTCCGCTCGCTACACGCTGGCGTCGGGCCGGCATGCGTGGCTGCAGATGGCGCGTGGCTCCGGCACGCTGAACGGCGTGAAGCTGAAGGCCGGTGACGGCGTGGCGGTGTCGGAAGAGGACGCGTTGGTGCTCACCGCCGAGTCGCCCGTGGAGGCGCTGCTGTTCGACATGGCGTGAGCTCGGACACGGGGATGTGAATCGGGCCGGGTGGCGAGGACGTGACGTCCTTGCTCCCGGCCCTTCTTGCGTCCCGCGGTGCGAGAGCCTTCAGCGCACGTTGATGGTGAGCGCCAGCTTGGCCTGGCGGCCGTCCTCGCTGGTGGCGATGACGGTGATGGGCTGGGGCAGCCGCGTCGCGCTGTCCGTGGTCTGGATCAGGAACCGCGCGGACGTCTGCTCCGCCGGGACGACCAGGGGCTTGGCCAGGATGCGCCGCGAGGAGGACTCGAGGGTCAACGTCAAGGCGCCCGTGAAGCCACTCGTCCGAGCCACCTGGATGGTCGCGAGCTGGTTCTGCCCGGGGAAGACGTCGAGGGTCCGGTCCTCGGTGGTGATGGAGAATCCCTCCGCGGGCGTCGGCGGCGGGAGGACCACGACGAACAGCGTGGCGGTGGAGATGAGGTCCTTCCCGCTGTCCTTGGCCTGGAGCGTCGTCGTCTGCGTGCCGGAGACCTGGATGTCCTGGGCGACGGAGACGGTGACGGGGACGGTGATGCTCTCCGAGCCCTCCGGCAGGACCACCTGGGGCAACAGGGTGATGCCCTGGGGGGCGCCCACCAGGTCGACGCGCAGCTCTCCCGGCTGGTCGGCCACGCGGTCCAGGGTCAGGTCGAACTGCGTCGACTCACCGGGCGAGAGGCTGACGGTGTCCGGCATGGAGAACTGGACCCGGTAGTACGGCGAATCGCTGTTGCAGGAGATGGCGAGCAGACATCCGAGGAGAAAGAGGCTTCGGCGGAGAACGGGCATCATGTTCGACGACCTCCTGTGACTGGCCGCAGCATGAGACGGCCGCCTCTGTCGAGCAAGCAGACTGGGAGGCGGGCGTGCGCGGTGCGACACGGGGAAAGCAGGGAGCCCATCGCCGGTGAAGGCGGTGGCGGGCGGCTCAACCCGTGTGGCCCCGGGACATTCCGCGAGGGGGTTAGACCCTGGAGCGGCGTCGTTCGTTCATGGGGAAGCACGCGCGCGGCCTTCCCTTCCAACCTCCCTCACAGCCCTTCTTTCTTGGAGTACGCCATGGACCTCAAGTCCCTGTCGCGGACCGTGCTCACGGCCGCGCTCGCCACCACCTTGTCCGCGGCCCCGGCCCTGGCCGCACCGCCCCCCGTGAAGGCGCCGCCTCCCGTCGCGGCGAACCAGGGCTCGCAGGCCCAGGCCGAGAAGAAGCCCGCGGCGCCTCGCCCTGAAATCGAGGTGGTCTTCGTGCTGGACACCACGGGCTCGATGAGCGGGCTGCTCGAGGGGGCCAAGGCGAAAATCTACTCCATCGCCTCGGGCATCGCGCAGGGGCGGCCCACGCCGCACCTGAAGATTGGCCTGGTGGCGTACCGGGACGTGGGGGACGACTACGTCACGAAGCGCTTCGACTTGAGCGATGACCTGGACACCGTCTTCGCGAACCTGCGCCGCTTCACGGCGGGCGGCGGCGGCGACTCGCCCGAGCACGTGGGCCGGGGCCTGGGTGAGGCGGTGTCGAAGCTGTCCTGGAGCCAGGACCGCACGGTGATGAAGGCCATCTTCCTGGTGGGCGACGCGCCTCCCGCGCAGCGCAACGACGACTGGGATTTCAAGCACTGGTCCAAGCGCGCCAAGGACAAGCACATCGTCGTGAACACCGTGCGGTGCGGCCTGGACGAGGAGACGATGACGGCGTGGAAGTACGTGGCGAAGCTGACCGATGGCTCCTTCGACACCATCGAGCAGTCCGGCGGCATGGTGGCGGTGGCGACGCCGTACGATGACGAGCTGGCGAAGGTGAACTCGGCGCTCGCGTCGAAGACGCTCTACACGGGCAAGGCGGAGGTCCAGGCCGCGAACGTCGCCAGGGCCCAGGCCATGGCGGAGCTGGCTCCGGAGGCCGCCTCGGAGCGCATCACCTACCTGCGCAAGAAGCAGCGCGCGGAAGGGGGCTCTGGAGCGGGGGCGCCCGCGCCGAGCAGCGCGCCGGTGGCCGTGGGCGGCGCGGTGGACCTGGTCTCCGCGCCGGAGAAGCTGGCGAGCGTGAGCGACGATGAGCTGCCCGCGGACTTGAAGGCCCTGAGCACCGAGGCGCGCACCGCGAAGGTGAAGCAGCTGGCGGATGAGAAGAAGGCCCTGGAGGCCAAGGCCTCCAAGCTCGCCGAGGAGCGCGAGGCGTGGCTGTCGAAGAACCGCCCGGAGAAGGAGGACGCCTTCGACGCCAACGTGATGAAGGGCGTGAAGGCGCAGGCCAAGAAGTACGGCGTGGCGTACTGAGTCAGACGGGGAAGGCTCGGGGCCGCGGCTCGCCTTCAGGGCGTCCGCGGCCCCGCTGTCATTCGCGCGTCACGGCTTGGAGGACGACCTCCCTCCGTCGCTCGAGCAGCCGCAGCGCCAGCGGCAGGGTGAGGCGGTACAGCACGAGATAGAGGCCCGCGCACACGGCAATCATCGCCGCGGACCCCCACGACGGGCCGTCCTGCCCCGCGAACCTCAGGGCCCAGCCGAACGGCATGCAGCCCGCGCTGGCCGCGAGGATGCCCAGCATGGACGCCGTCAGGGG
Encoded here:
- a CDS encoding PilW family protein, with protein sequence MTLLEIMVALALTAIIIAAASALVVAGSRIIHNTEHTADSHDASRLAGEAILNMVRQAGAGAPGGIWVSQGGTPTRVSAVFGSDGAASGDDLWLVVPDRDYLGEPCRTEGTAASVVRPGVGVIHVNCTEGFKPDSLHLVSNMTSAALLSSVTTTPATPGTPGQVQYAESTVSGFSNAPEKGGYQVGDLVYPVRLVHFFIAPHPTTGRPSLMRADGRLQVDPTGRPFSDVDPATSLPMVVQENVENLQVAFGFDSTGQEDPAKYTWQHGLLPAYTPGLRAVRINVVATGRNQRRNTQSTAVLDDDKPIAVENYAPPPPVAADGLYRSLYTRRLELPNLAAANL
- a CDS encoding vWA domain-containing protein — its product is MDLKSLSRTVLTAALATTLSAAPALAAPPPVKAPPPVAANQGSQAQAEKKPAAPRPEIEVVFVLDTTGSMSGLLEGAKAKIYSIASGIAQGRPTPHLKIGLVAYRDVGDDYVTKRFDLSDDLDTVFANLRRFTAGGGGDSPEHVGRGLGEAVSKLSWSQDRTVMKAIFLVGDAPPAQRNDDWDFKHWSKRAKDKHIVVNTVRCGLDEETMTAWKYVAKLTDGSFDTIEQSGGMVAVATPYDDELAKVNSALASKTLYTGKAEVQAANVARAQAMAELAPEAASERITYLRKKQRAEGGSGAGAPAPSSAPVAVGGAVDLVSAPEKLASVSDDELPADLKALSTEARTAKVKQLADEKKALEAKASKLAEEREAWLSKNRPEKEDAFDANVMKGVKAQAKKYGVAY
- a CDS encoding peptide chain release factor family protein, whose product is MTTSPTRRQAALEALALDDEALLKTCEVDYFIASGPGGQHRNTTASGVRLTHGATELSVTATERRSQVQNKGVALERLREGLKALTFVPKVRRPTRPSAGAKRRRLEGKKRTSEKKTLRGKGDW
- a CDS encoding pirin family protein; protein product: MISVRNAEERGHANHGWLDTHHTFSFADYYDPNFMGFRTLRVINEDTVAAQRGFGMHPHRDMEIITYVLGGQVEHRDSMGTQAVIRPGEVQRMSAGTGVVHSEMNNFSEPLHMLQIWILPNEKGLAPGYEQKAFDAKERQGRFRVVASPDGREGSLTVHQDLLLHGTLLGAGESARYTLASGRHAWLQMARGSGTLNGVKLKAGDGVAVSEEDALVLTAESPVEALLFDMA
- a CDS encoding YceI family protein, which gives rise to MTLKTWQLDATHTTVGFMVRHMVVAKVHGRFTRFEGKVVVPGDDLAQGSVEVKIDASSIDTGVEQRDNHLRSPDFFDASAFPKLIFRSKRVQDAGKGHYRVVGDLTIRDVTREVVLETELLGKVKDPWGNERLAFQASTSIDRKDFGLSWNQALEAGGLLVGERVDISLDVQAVAEKAA
- a CDS encoding type IV pilus modification PilV family protein — protein: MSSTARALRRGATLIEVLIAMAVLALAATGAVGGMVFASRDVHDGQLLQVKRLLLEASTQRLWLASKAPLLSEAVVRPSTFPTDLAPGAAPWKVDSSLPVAGDPSTGAYFKLSASGLVEPLTGIPPGTACNHTSLPEGTYCREMLVTQGLPKDPPPAAAALLPPGSRPVTVWTRVVRKGDTAERAQSHNEVFVQ